A window from Actimicrobium sp. CCC2.4 encodes these proteins:
- a CDS encoding bifunctional protein-serine/threonine kinase/phosphatase, which translates to MGLRLAIGHATQAGPRARNEDFVGVVTPREPDLLTKGVLAAIADGVSGHDGGREAAEYTVRGLLSDYYATPDTWPVSQALDRVLTATNSWVQHQGSVRAELSGMATTLTCVVLRGGFYYFAHVGDSRLYLLRAGVLTRLTTDHVWDKPEMQHVLTRAIGLDSRLAVDHGMGELQLRDVLLLVTDGVWGALRDQDLRDHLCALALDQADADTCATALVRAALDAGGGDNASAMVLRIDALPEQNLRDALSSLHALPVPPRFKPGQTIDGYRIDSVLHDSRSTLLYRVTDLRTQRALVLKTLQPSCGSDPQERAAFAHEEWLARRAVARFFAQVITPEQRSALYFLTTWHDGSTLQQQLDGATHFTIPDVIAHGTRLVRAAGALHRRSILHRDIKPANVHIGSDGELRLLDFGVAQSGLDGAQQATSQAGTPSYLAPEQFDQAPASRQTDLYAIGVTLYQLLTRRYPYGEIEAFQRPRFNEPVPPTRTRPEIPHWLENVILKAVARDAGARFETAEEFLLALERGATRALDKAPALPLLQRDPLSIWRSVAVISVVLNVLLLYLLVLR; encoded by the coding sequence ATGGGACTACGCCTCGCCATCGGTCATGCGACGCAAGCCGGCCCGCGCGCGCGCAATGAGGATTTTGTCGGCGTTGTCACGCCGCGCGAACCGGACCTGCTGACCAAGGGCGTGCTGGCGGCGATTGCCGACGGGGTTTCCGGTCACGACGGCGGGCGCGAAGCGGCCGAGTACACGGTGCGCGGCCTGCTGTCGGATTACTACGCCACGCCGGACACCTGGCCGGTATCGCAAGCGCTGGACCGGGTCCTGACCGCGACCAACAGCTGGGTCCAGCACCAGGGTTCGGTGCGTGCCGAACTGAGCGGCATGGCCACCACGCTAACCTGCGTGGTGCTACGCGGTGGCTTCTATTATTTTGCGCATGTCGGCGACAGCCGCTTGTATCTGCTGCGCGCCGGTGTCCTGACCCGGCTGACCACCGACCATGTCTGGGACAAGCCCGAAATGCAGCATGTGCTAACCCGCGCGATCGGTCTCGATTCGCGGCTGGCGGTCGATCACGGCATGGGCGAGCTGCAGCTGCGCGATGTGCTGCTGCTGGTCACCGACGGCGTCTGGGGCGCGCTGCGCGATCAGGATCTCCGCGACCATTTGTGCGCGCTGGCGCTCGACCAAGCCGATGCGGATACCTGCGCGACAGCACTGGTCCGGGCCGCACTTGACGCAGGCGGCGGCGACAATGCCAGCGCCATGGTGCTGCGGATTGACGCGTTGCCGGAACAGAATTTGCGCGATGCGCTGTCGAGCCTGCACGCGCTGCCGGTACCGCCGCGCTTCAAACCCGGCCAGACCATCGACGGCTACCGGATCGACAGCGTATTGCACGACTCGCGCAGCACGCTGCTGTATCGCGTCACCGACCTGCGCACGCAACGCGCGCTGGTCCTGAAAACCCTGCAACCGAGCTGCGGCAGCGACCCGCAGGAACGCGCCGCCTTTGCCCACGAAGAGTGGCTGGCGCGGCGCGCGGTGGCGCGTTTTTTTGCGCAGGTGATCACGCCCGAACAACGCAGCGCGCTGTATTTCCTGACCACCTGGCACGATGGCAGCACGCTGCAGCAGCAGCTTGACGGTGCCACCCATTTCACGATTCCGGATGTGATTGCGCATGGCACGCGGCTGGTCCGTGCGGCCGGCGCGCTGCACCGGCGCAGCATCCTGCATCGCGACATCAAGCCGGCCAACGTGCACATCGGTAGCGATGGCGAATTGCGCCTGCTTGATTTTGGTGTCGCGCAATCCGGCCTCGATGGCGCGCAGCAAGCCACCTCGCAAGCCGGCACGCCGTCGTATCTCGCGCCGGAACAGTTCGACCAGGCACCGGCGTCGCGCCAGACCGACCTGTATGCGATCGGCGTCACGCTGTACCAGCTGCTGACGCGACGCTATCCGTACGGCGAAATCGAAGCATTCCAGCGCCCGCGTTTTAATGAACCGGTACCACCGACGCGGACCCGTCCCGAGATCCCGCACTGGCTCGAAAACGTCATCCTGAAAGCCGTCGCGCGCGACGCCGGCGCCCGCTTTGAAACCGCTGAAGAATTCCTGCTGGCGCTGGAGCGCGGCGCCACCCGCGCGCTCGACAAGGCCCCGGCGCTGCCGCTGCTGCAGCGCGATCCGCTATCGATCTGGCGCAGCGTGGCGGTGATTTCGGTGGTGCTTAATGTGTTGTTGCTGTATTTGCTGGTGCTGCGCTGA